A genomic window from Nicotiana sylvestris chromosome 11, ASM39365v2, whole genome shotgun sequence includes:
- the LOC104240586 gene encoding uncharacterized protein, producing the protein MGHAIAVTTRSEKCGEATTSNQKKIVDEEQLVQEDEMESNKVRANDEVRIDIDDNVEETQEKVNPSREHIVDIPELVLAKADVPMPRPPPPYPQRLAKQNVKALEQMSGYAKFMKDLVTKKRSMNCETIKMTHQVSAIVHSMAPKLEDPGAFTIPCTIGSADFAKALCDLGVSINLMPYLAFKTLGIGQPRPTSMRLQMEDRTMKRPLGIIDDVLVRVDKFILPVDYEVPIILSRPFLATGKSLVDVEAGELTFRMDDGKVVFHVCKSMRQPNSIEVCLFVDLVIDVIIDDASATMNVEDNLEAVLLNLDNDEKKEGYV; encoded by the exons atgGGACATGCCATAGCCGTAACTACAAGGAGTGAAAAATGTGGGGAAGCAACCAcctcaaatcaaaagaaaattgtGGATGAGGAACAATTGGTACAAGAAGATGAGATGGAAAGCAATAAAGTGCGAGCAAATGAtgaggtgagaattgatattgatgataaTGTGGAGGAGACACAAGAAAAAGTGAACCCGTCAAGGGAGCACATTGTTGACATACCAGAACTGGTATTGGCAAAGGCTGACGTAccaatgccaaggcctcctcctccatatcctcaaaggcttgccaagCAAAATG TTAAGGCCTTGGAACAAATGTCGGgatatgcaaagttcatgaaggacttggtgaccaAGAAGAGGTCGATGAATTGTGAGACTATAAAgatgacacatcaagtgagtgcaattgtgcactcaatggctcctaAATTGGAAGATCCGGGTGCTTTCACAATCCCATGTACAATTGGAAGTGCTGACTTTGCCAAAGCTTTATGTGATCTTGGGgtgagtatcaacttgatgccctatttggcattcaaaactttgggaattgggcaaccaagacccacatcaaTGAGGTTACAAATGGAGGATCGTACAATGAAGAGacctttgggtattattgatgatgtgttggttcgtGTTGACAAATTCATCCTCCCCgtggactatgaggtgcctattattttgagtagacctttccttgctacaggGAAGTCTCTTGTTGATGTGGAAgccggtgagctcactttccgaatGGATGATGGAAAGGTggtcttccatgtgtgcaaatctatgaggcaaccgaatagcaTTGAAGTTTGTTTGTTCGTGGATTTGGTGATCGATGTGATTATTGATGATGCTAGTGCCACAATGAATGTTGAGGATAATTTGGAAGCTGTTTTGCTCAACCTTGATAATGATGAAAAGAAAGAAGGCTATGTTTAA